A segment of the Neochlamydia sp. S13 genome:
TGAGGGGCTAGGAGCAGAAATCGGAAGCGCCGTCCTATTAGAAATAGAAGATCAAGTATACGTTCCTCTCCATGATCATCGCGGCTCAGTCTGTGGACTTATCTCACTTGCCGATCAAACCGTGATAGAACAAGCGCATTATTCTGCTTTTGGGGAAGAAGAAAGAGAGAACCCCTCCTGCAATAATCCATGGCGTTTTTCAAGTAAAAGAATGGACCCGGAATCTGGACTTATTTATTTTGGAAAACGTTATTACGATCCTTCCCTAGGCCAATGGACGACACAAGACCCCTTAGGTTCTATGGAGAGCCCTAACCTATATGCTTTTGCCTCTAATAATCCTATCAATCGCATGGATCCCTATGGTCTATTCTCTTTTAGTAACTTATGGAGCGCTATTTACTCCCAAGTTACCGATATCGGTCAGCAAATTTTCAGCTTACTTCGCAATATGCACGCCTTCATGTCTACACATCTTTCATTAGAACATAATTTTAATGAGAAGATTGAAGGAACAGCCAGCGCTATTTTTGGAAAGCTGACGTTAGGCATCTGTGGCTTTTATATAGGAAAGAATGAAGCGGGGGTGATAGGGCAAGGAGAAATAAATGACAAAGTAAGAATTACTTTGATTAATGGAATTTTAAATGCTCGCCATGATGTCATGTATAGCTTAGAAATAATTTCAAAATTTCATGGTGGCAATAACATCCACTACATTTTCCGCCCCACAGAAGGATGGACTTATGATTTTCTAAAATCTCTAGCAGTTAGATGTGGATGGGTTTCTCCTCAAGCTAAACAGCTTGCTTCAAAATGGCGGGAATTGATAACACAAATAGGCGGTGTGGAAGGCGGAGGAAGAATTATCCATTATGCGCATAGTATTGGGGCCTCTGATACCTTAAGAGCTAAAGGCCTTTTATCAGCTGAGGAGCTAAATATGATAGACGTATATACTTTTGGATCTCCTTGCCTATTGGCAGCAGGGGGATTTCAAAATGTGATTAACTATGTAAGTCTGGGAGATGCGGTCTGCTATTTAGATCCCATTACCTATATTAAATCTTTCTTAGATCCTCAGAAGCATATTACATTTTTACCTAGCTCTTGGGGTCTTCCCCTGATAGACCATCAGCTAGGATTTCCCACTTATCGTAAGCTTTTAGAAGCTTTAGGAAAGGAATTTTTAGAAATCTACAGAGCTAGGTAAAAAAATATTGTAGCAGTTCAGATACCCTCTTTTTATTCAGGAGTGCTTGAATGAAATAGATCTTAAGGCAGGATGTCTTAAAACAGTACTTGACCTGATAAGCATAAGTTACCTGGCAAAAATTACTTCTACCAGTGGTAACTTATCTAACATTTTTTCTTGTGCAAGCTGTTTCGCATCTAAGAATGTTTGTAAAGACGCCTTGCCAAAGCAATACTCTCTTGTACCGGAGTGAATTCTTGGAGCTCCCTTCTTCCCCGTGCTTTTATTTTCCCTTTTAAATCCTAACGCTTCGAATGAAGAGAGAAGTATAGCTTTAATTGATCATGATTTTAAGGTTAATCGTAGAAATTGGAAAACTATTGCTACGAGCCTTATGAAGTTAGCAAAAGGGGAATTAACTGAACAAATTATTAAGAACTTGAAAACTTCTATTAATATAAGGCTTAATAATGATCCTGCAGCAGCAGAAACTTATCAAGAACAGCTAAACCAACAAGGAAAGAACATTAAGAAATGCTTAGAACAAGGCTTTCATAGAGGAGCACAAAACTTGCTGCAAGCTTGTCGTGAACCAAGAGTATTATCCTCCTTATTAGAAGTCTCCTCCTCTAGTAATCTATCTTTCCCAAAAGAAGAGTTGTCTGATAGAGTACAAATATTTACAGAACTATTAAAAATAGTAAAAAAACATTATAGCTAGGAGAAAAAATGAGTGGACCTATTGAAAGACCACACCAGGACTTGGCAGCTCGAGCAGCTTTTTTAAAAACGTTTACTTTAACTTTTAGCAGCCCTTTAAAATTAAATACAGATACTTATAATCGTATAAAATATTATGTACCTCGTGCTTTTAAATCTAGTATAATTTCTAACTTAGAAAAACTACATTATCAATTAATCAAAAAAAAACATCCTACTAACAATAAAAAATATAAATTAATTATTAAAGATATAGAAAATTATCTAAAAAGCAAGCAACAATTTTTAACTTTCTTAAGGAACAATTTATTGATGGATGTACAAGATCCTTGGCTATTAGCTTATAATCAGACCAAAAATATATCTTTACAAGAAGCTAGTGAACATTTACAAGACCTTTTATTTTCTTGGGAAGAACTAGCACAATATGAATTAGAAGAGTTTATCCCCTTAGACTTAGAGGATTTAAATGGATATATGAAAAAATTAAAAGAGGTGTATCAACCCTTATTAGAGATAAATTTCTCTCCTGCCCTTCGATCTGCCGAAAATAAAAGGCTTACCGAATTAGCTGATAAAATCTCTACTTTAAAAGATAAGATAGAAAACCAAAATTTTTCAGAAATTCCTTTGCTATGTCAACATATTCGTACCATTATAAATATCACAGACTAATTTTTGGGAACGCTAACTCCATCCAATAAATCAGGGAAATAGGATGAACGTTTAGAGGTGAATAGATGGAAGGGTATGTGGATTATTATATGCTTAAAAAAAAGTGAGCCTGCATACCCAATCCTCTAAAAGCTGCCTCTCTACTTGAGGAGATTGATTTGCAAACCAGGCGACTGCGTAAGGAGGAACTCAAAAAGCCTGTAATTTTTCTGTTTTTTATCTTAATTTCTTAACTAAACAGCAGGCAAAGCCTCCATCCCACCCTTCTGCGTTAGGCAAGATGGAAATGAGGTTCTTTTTTATTAAATCCAATTCTTGGCACGCTAGCGCTACTATCTCTTCATTTTCTTCCGGGAGAATGCTGCAGGTCATGTACCAAATTTCGCCTTCATTTTCTAACAGATGAACAGCATGTTTTAACAAATTAAGCTGAATGATTTTAAGCTGCTTTGCTTGATCTTCGTTTAATCTCCAGCGAGCTTCAGGACGTTTACTCAAAACTCCACTGTTACTGCAAGGCACATCTAAAACGATAAGATCAAATTTTTTATCAAGTTCTAACTTCTCGCCTTCACTGCAGCTTACTTGAGCTTGCACACCATATTTTGCAAAGTTGTCTTTTAGTTTTTGTATTTTTTGCAAGGAGACATCATTGGCATATAAGGCTGCTTGAGGGAAAAAGTCATGAAGAGCCAACGTTTTACCACCCGGAGAAGCGCATATATCCAATATGCTGGTAGGGGCTTTACTTATCCCTTGAGAAAGATTTCCTATTAAGCTTGCTGGGGTAACATTTTGGATATAATAATCTGCAGAGGAAGCCACCCTTTTAACCTCAGAAGCAGGGACAGTAATGACCTTGACTGGTTCTTCTATAACTGTGTTCCACTCTGCCGGAATTTCTACTATATTTCTTAGCCGAGCCATGGTTAGGGCAGGCTTATTGCTAGCTTCTAAAATCTTTATCGTCGCCTGTAAGCCGTAGTGCTTGCTAAGATTTTTAATAAAATAAAGAGGAAAGGAATAGCGGATACTAAGAGAAGGTAGATCCATTCCTTGGGGTAGAGTTAAAGAAAGAAGAGAAAACTTCCTTAATATGGCATTTAAGTAAGCAACAAAGTAAGAATGGAAATGTTTCTTTGCAATCTTGATTGACTCATCCACAATCGCGTAATGAGGAAGCTTATCTAAGAAGTAAAATTGATATAAAGCTGTACGTAGTAAAGCTTTTTCTTTTAACTTTAAACGCATCTTTTTCTTTTCAGAGAGCTGCAAAGCCAAATAATCTAAGGTTAGAGCCATCTGAGCAGAACCGTAAGCTATTTGATGGGCTAATTGATAATCTTGAGAAGAAGGCTGCTCTTTTTTAAACCACTCTCCTAAATATTCGGAAATAAAGCTCTCCCCTTTTAATGAATGCAGAAGGGCGAAAAATGCTGCTTCACGACTGTTTATCATCAAAATATAGCCATTGCCGGAATACCCATTCTTGAAGCCAAAGATGTAGCTTACTTGCTGCCTCAGCATAAAGCTGCTCATCTTGTTGCTCAAGCCATTCGCAGGCTTCTTCAAGACTTGTTCCTGTTGAAAAAAGATTTAGGAAACGAAAAGCAGAAAAGTCAATTTCATCCCACTGTAAATTATTTTCACCATTACGGTATACTACAAAATAATAGGGACGATCTTGAGCTAAGTTAGGAAAATCGTGATTTTCCCAATATTCTGCCTCTTGCTTTATCATTTCCTGACGGAAAGTAAACATATCATAACGTAAATTAAATAAGAAAACGTGAGGCTGTAAACACATGCGACGTTTAAGAGTTTTATCCATCCCTGCCGCTATTATATGGGCATTCACAGGTGAATAATGGGCAGCAAAAAAAGAATAATTTAAGGCGGCGTCAATTCTTGCCGCATCTAATATTAATTGTTTATCCTTTTCCTGATAGCTCTCCTCTATCCATTGAGGAAGCCGGTCACTAAGAAAGTTTAACGACCAGGTATCAGGAGGATAATGAGTAAGGTAAGGCTTACCAATTTTTTCATTGAAGTCATGATGCCCAAACAGGCGCACAACGAGGGGTGTGGCATCATGCAAAATGCTTAAAAGCCTCCACCAATATTGCTGATTGTAAAGCTCTATACGTTGAGCGGGCCTTAAAGTAGGGCTAGGAACGATGTAGTCAAATGCTTCTTCTTCCATGCTTTCTTGTGAAGGAGAGATAGGATTCATATGGCTATCTTGATCGACAGGTCTTACCAGTATACTTGCAAACCACTCTTGCAGCTTTCTAAGGTTAGCGGGTACTTGCTTATCAAACGCTAATTCCATAGCCTTCATACTTCTACCCCTTGCAATTGACGCATCGGTCTTTCAAGGCTAGCCTTGTCATGTAAAGATTTCTGAAACTTTTTTGCTTTTAGAGCCTCATCCCAAGTTTCTTGAAAACTAAGAAAATTATCATCCCATTCAAGTAAAGTGGAAACTCCCCCTGTGCGGGGATAAATATCGGCATATAAATCCCACACTTCATCCCTTACATAATTATCATGGGTATCTAGTACATAATCGCCATGATCGCTATGACCCGCTAAATGTATCTGTAATACACGATCATAAGGAAGATTTTGGATATATTTTTGGGCATCAAAGCCATGATTGCGGCTAGAAACATAAATGTTGTTGACATCCAACATCATAAAAATGTTAGCTTTCTCTACAACAGCCGTATAAAATTCCCATTCGGGCATCTCATCCTCTTGAAAAGCTACATAGGAAGAAAGGTTTTCAAGGGCAAAAGGAATTTCTAGATAATCCTGTACAATACGTGCTCTTTCGGCTACATAGTTGATGACTTCTTGGGTATAAGGCAAAGGAAGTAAATCATGATAGTGAGCACCGGGCAGATGCCCCCAGCATAAGTGATCTGATAACCAGGGTGTCTTCGTTAAACGTGTTAAGGCTTTAAGCTTTTTTAGATAATTGTAGTCTAAAGGATCAGCACTTCCAATTCCTAGAGCTACTCCATGTTGCACGACCTGATATTTAGCTAAAATTTTCTCAAGATTTTCAAGAGGCTTGCCACCTTCCACCATGAAATTTTCACTAATAATCTCAAACCAGTCAATCTCAGGTTGTAAGCGAAAAATATCTTCGTAGTGGACATGCCTTAAACCTATTCCAATTCCTAAGTT
Coding sequences within it:
- a CDS encoding putative DNA-binding domain-containing protein, with product MKAMELAFDKQVPANLRKLQEWFASILVRPVDQDSHMNPISPSQESMEEEAFDYIVPSPTLRPAQRIELYNQQYWWRLLSILHDATPLVVRLFGHHDFNEKIGKPYLTHYPPDTWSLNFLSDRLPQWIEESYQEKDKQLILDAARIDAALNYSFFAAHYSPVNAHIIAAGMDKTLKRRMCLQPHVFLFNLRYDMFTFRQEMIKQEAEYWENHDFPNLAQDRPYYFVVYRNGENNLQWDEIDFSAFRFLNLFSTGTSLEEACEWLEQQDEQLYAEAASKLHLWLQEWVFRQWLYFDDKQS
- a CDS encoding RsmB/NOP family class I SAM-dependent RNA methyltransferase, giving the protein MINSREAAFFALLHSLKGESFISEYLGEWFKKEQPSSQDYQLAHQIAYGSAQMALTLDYLALQLSEKKKMRLKLKEKALLRTALYQFYFLDKLPHYAIVDESIKIAKKHFHSYFVAYLNAILRKFSLLSLTLPQGMDLPSLSIRYSFPLYFIKNLSKHYGLQATIKILEASNKPALTMARLRNIVEIPAEWNTVIEEPVKVITVPASEVKRVASSADYYIQNVTPASLIGNLSQGISKAPTSILDICASPGGKTLALHDFFPQAALYANDVSLQKIQKLKDNFAKYGVQAQVSCSEGEKLELDKKFDLIVLDVPCSNSGVLSKRPEARWRLNEDQAKQLKIIQLNLLKHAVHLLENEGEIWYMTCSILPEENEEIVALACQELDLIKKNLISILPNAEGWDGGFACCLVKKLR
- a CDS encoding DUF692 domain-containing protein, with protein sequence MKNANIPNLGIGIGLRHVHYEDIFRLQPEIDWFEIISENFMVEGGKPLENLEKILAKYQVVQHGVALGIGSADPLDYNYLKKLKALTRLTKTPWLSDHLCWGHLPGAHYHDLLPLPYTQEVINYVAERARIVQDYLEIPFALENLSSYVAFQEDEMPEWEFYTAVVEKANIFMMLDVNNIYVSSRNHGFDAQKYIQNLPYDRVLQIHLAGHSDHGDYVLDTHDNYVRDEVWDLYADIYPRTGGVSTLLEWDDNFLSFQETWDEALKAKKFQKSLHDKASLERPMRQLQGVEV